The Alphaproteobacteria bacterium DNA segment TTATTACATACCCTTGGTTGGTTAATGCGCCGATCGCGCGTGCTATACAGCGCCGCCAGTTTGGCAAAACCGTCAACCGAGGCGCTGCCCAGCAGCTCGTTGCCATTGTCGATCAGCCCATTGCCGTTCAAGTCTCGGCACAGCAACCCATCGCCACCCGTCACCCAGGCCAGGTTCTCGGCCATGCCGTCATTGTCCAGGTCAAAATAGACGCGCGGGCGCGATTGGTCTAAGGCCGATACCTCGACCCCGTCTCCGTCCAAGTCCAACACCAACGGCGACACATTCCGCTGCGGCGCGATCTGTTGACGAATCTTCTCCAGCCAGGGGGGAACCGGATCGGCTGCACGAGATTCTCTGGCACTGGGGCTGTAGCAATCCGTCACAAAATGTGAAGGGCCAGGTCCTTGCGCAATCAAGGTTGTTGCCGATACCGTCCGGTGCATCAGGAATACCGGAAAGGATCGAGCCTATGTGCGGCATTGTCGGTGTGGTGGGATGTGAGCAAGCGGTGCCTTTGTTGATCGAGGGCCTTAGTCGTCTGGAATATCGCGGCTATGACAGCGCGGGCGTGGCCACATTGGTGGACGGCGTGATCGAGCGTCGTCGCCAGCAAGGCAAATTGGAAGGCCTGCGCGGCAAGCTGCAATCGGAGCCTTTGTCTGGGCGCGTGGGGATAGGTCACACGCGCTGGGCCACGCATGGCCGCCCGAACGAGACGAACGCGCATCCGCACGCCACCGACGAGGTGGCCGTGGTGCATAACGGGATCATCGAAAACCACCGCGCCTTGCGCCTCGAGCTGGAAGCCCAAGGCTGTGTGTTTAGCAGCGAGACGGATACCGAAGTCGTCGCCCATCTGGTCAGCCACGAACTGCGCCAAGGCAAGACTCCCGCCCAGGCCGTCGCCGCCAGCTTGAAACGCCTGGAAGGCGCCTTTGCGCTGGGGATGATCTTTGCCGGGCACGAAGACCTGTTGATCGCGGCGCGGCGCGGCAGTCCCTTGGCGGTGGGCGTTGGGCCTGGACAGCAGGTCGCCATCGGTTCGGACGCCTTGGCCTTGGCCCCCATCAGCGACAATGTAATTTATCTAGAGGAAGGCGATTGGGCGCAACTGACCCCCGGACATGTCGAGATCTACGACTCCCATGACGCGCCGGCGCATCGCGCGATGCAGCCAGGCCAGCTTTCCGGCGCGATGACCGGCAAGGGGTCCTATCGTCATTTTATGAGCAAAGAGATCGCCGAGCAGCCCGTCGTGATCGGCAACACGTTGTGCAGCTTGCTTGATGAAGCGCAGCGTAAAGTGGCGACGCCAGGAATCGCGATAGACTGGGACAAAATCACGCGCCTGACCGTCACAGCATGCGGTACCGCCTATTACGCCGGGCTTGTGGCCAAATATTGGTTCGAACGTTTGGCCGGAATGCCGGTCGAGGTGGATATCGCATCGGAATACCGCTATCGCGGCGGGCCGGTCGATCCGGCGGGTCTGTGCGTGGTGATCTCGCAATCGGGCGAGACGGCGGACACTTTGGCGGCCTTGCGACATGTGCGTCAAAAGGGCCAAAAAGTCCTGGCCGTCGTGAACGTCCCACACAGTTCCATCGCGCGTGAAGCGGATTATGTGATTCCGACTCTGGCTGGTCCCGAGATCGGCGTGGCTTCGACCAAGGCCTTTACCACGCAATTGGCCGTGTTGGCGTGCTTGGCGATCCAGGCCGGCGTGGCGCGCGGCGCGCTTACGCCCGATGCGGCGGCGGACCTGGTCCAGGCATTGACCGAGGTGCCTGCCCAGATCAACGAGATTCTACACCGGGAAGCCCAGTTGCAACATATGGCCAAGGAATTCGTCGATGCGCGCCATGCCCTCTATCTGGGGCGCGGCAGCACTTTCCCCCTGGCCCTGGAAGGCGCGCTGAAGCTGAAGGAGATATCCTATATCCATGCCGAGGGGTATCCGTCGGGCGAGTTGAAACACGGCCCCATCGCCCTGATTGACGACAGCATGCCCGTGATCGTGCTGGCCCCGCATGACGAGTTATTCGAAAAGACGGTCTCGAACTTGCAGGAGGTCCGCGCGCGCGGGGGCCGCAGTTATGTGTTCAGCGACGCGGCGGGCCTTTCGCATATCGACACCACCGCCGGTTTCGAGATGCCGACCTGTCATCCCTTGACCGCGCCGATTCTCTACGCCATCCCCATGCAGCTTTTGGCCTATCACACCGCCATCGCCAAAGGCACCGATGTCGATCAGCCCCGCAATCTGGCCAAAAGCGTGACGGTGGAGTAGGTGATCGCCCCTAACAACTGACTTCTTTAGGAGGGATCCAGGCGATTAATATGTGGCTAGGGGGATGGCACGATGCTAGGATGCAAATAGACCAGACATGATAGGTCAAAGCCGATGCGTCAGGATATGCCCGCACTATTCTTAGACCGTGACGGTGTCATTAACACCGATACAGGCTGTGCGACGGATCGTCACAATTTCTCGTTGATGCCAGGTGTGGCCCCTGTACTGCGGCATATTCAGGGGATGGGGTGGCGGCTGGTGGTGGTGACCAACCAGTCCTGGATCGGCCACGGCCATCTATCGTTGCAGGACTATCGTGATGTCACCGATCACATGCGTAGTTTGCTGTCGGCGGAAGATGTCGTCTTGGACGATGTTCTGCACGCTCCCTATCATCCCCATGCTCAAATTGAAGCCTTTCGATGTGAGAGTTTCTGGCGCAAACCGGCCCCGGGTATGATCTTGGATGCCGCCCAAAGTCTGCGCATTGATCTATCACGTAGCGCCATGGTCGGTGACCGAGCCCGTGATGTGCAATCGGCACGTCAGGCAGGATTGGCGATGTCCATCTTCATAGCTTCGCCTTTGCCTGAGACGGGCATGCCCGATCCTGATGGACCGAGCTATGCCGATCATGTGATTGAGCATGTGCGCGAACTGCCGGTGCTGTTGCGCAAAGCCAGCATACCTTCCTTGTTGGGTTATATGAACGCAAAAGGTGTAGGGCAGCGTTTGCCGGGGCTTCCTATTTAGCCGACTGGCAATCTAATAGCCATAAGTCATACACAGGATGTTCCAGGCCGGATAAAGAAGGACTGGAGGCATACATCCAGCCGCGAAACAGCACAACAGGCTGGGTACCTTGGCGCGATTCGTTGATCTCCAGATAGGCTGCGGCCTCGGGCTTTTCCTCGGGCGGCGTTTTGGCGCAAGCGCGTACGGTTACATCGAGTGTGCCAAAATGCATGGGTACGCCCACCGGTGCCAGAAAGCGTTCGGCCTTAGCTGCCACCTTGTCCAGTCCGCGCAGCACAGCGACGGGATAATATTCCATTGGGACCGGGGGTGGCTTTGATGTCTCTGATGAAGACGATACGGCCAGAGGCGGCTCGGTCGCAGCCTCTGGCTGTTCGTCAATATTCGCGCCGTCCTGATCATTTGAGTTCTGATCCGGTAAGAACGATTCATTGGGTGGCACAGAAGTATCCGCCGCATAGGCAAGGCATGGCATTCCAGCCAAGACATACAAAGCCAATATCAAACCGAGAATCCTTACTCGGCTTCCTCTTAAATGCGTGGCCATCTCGGGCGGCATCCGTGCGCTCTCTTATTCTTCCGGATCTTCCATTGCGGGCAAGGGCGCAGGATTTTGCATGGGCTTGGGTGCTGGCACTGCCGTGCGCGGAGCCGGGGGCAGTGGGGCCGGAACAGCCGAACTGCTGGACGGCAGCGCGCTCGGTGCGCTCGGTGTTAGAGCTGGCGCTGGGGCGGGAACAGCCACAGGTGCCGCCGCAGGGGCAGGTGCCGCGCCTTCGCCTGATTTCTGACGACTGAAGACCACTTGGCCGATCAGGTCTTCTAATCTCATCGGAGGTTGTGTGCGCGTTAGCTTGCCGGTGCCGTCATTGGCGATCAGGTCTTCTTCCACGCCGATCTCAAGCGACAGATAGCGCCCACCCAGCAGACCTTCGCTGGCCACCACCGCCACCGTGTCGCTGGGAATGCGAATCTCGGGTGCCAGTGTAAAGCGCACATCTGCCAGGAAGGTCTTTGGATTCAGAACCTGGCTGGATATGGTGCCGACCTTGACGCCGTTGATGCGGACATCGCTGCCCATGTGCAGGCCTTCAATATTCGGGAAGGCGGCGGTGATCTCGTAGCCTTCCACTTTGCGCAGATCGGCGCTGCGATAGGCGAAGGATAGGAAGAACGCGGCCACGGCCAGAACGACGGCGCCGATGACGGTTTCAATGACATTCCGTTTCATGAGGATTTACCTTCCCTGGAGGGTGGAGGAAACAGCCCTTTCGGACGCCGATGGTGCCGTGTCCGAAGGCGGTTGCCAAGTCTGAATATCAGCCGTACTGGCCGGACGTTGCCCGCTTGCCATAGGATGACCTGGCGGCAGCCAGGCACCGGGCAGGCCCGACAGATTGGGCCGATGGGATTTCAGCCAAGAATAATGGGATTCGCGCGGATCCAAGGGCACGTCCAGCGTGTGGTGCAGCCAACCATGCCATCGTGCCGGAACCGAACTAGAATCGGTCTCGCCAGGATAGATCACAAAGCGCCTCTCGCGCTGTCCGGGCCGTGTACGGCGGGCGCGGTAATAGCGATTGCCCGCCTCGTCCGTGCCGACCAGGCTGGCGCAAAGGCCAACCGCCAGCAGCGTACCGATTTGGGACAAACGCCGAATCCAAGAGAGTTTTCCAGTCATCACGAAGCTTTATGACAGCCTCCGGCCTCGGGGGCAAGATGGCTGCGCAAAGGGGGTCGCCCAAAGGCTTGCAGTCTGCTATCGGTAACGGCGGGAAAAACGTTCATGAACAAGAAGGTCGCCGCTGCTCTTGACTACATCATCCACATCTTCCGCCGACCACCATCCCACGGAATCATGGCCCTTGCTGAAACGCATGGCCAAGACCTATTTGCGTCCTCATATCGGGACGCTGGTGGGGGCTTTGTTGCTGATGGCCGTGGCATCCTCCATGACGGCGGCCTGGGCCAAGCTGATGGAGATGATCTTTGACGGCTTCCAGTCGCGCCAGACGGATCGTTTGATCGAACTGAGCCTGATTATCCTAGGGTCCTTTGTGTTGCGCGGCTTGGCCACTTATGGCCACAGCGTGTTGATGAGCCATATCGGCCAGCGCGTGGTGGCCACCATCCAGAATCAGACTTATGGCCATTTGATGAATTCGGATTTGTCGTTTTTCCAGGATAACGCCTCGGGCACTTTGATTTCGCGCATGACCAATGACGTGGGCATCATGCGCAGCACGGTGGTGGAATGCCTGACGGGCAGCGTGCGCGGCGTGTTGACTCTGGCCTTTTTGATCGGCGTCATGTTTTGGCAGGATTGGCGCTTGGCGCTTGGCGCATCGCTGGTCTTTCCGTGGACCGCGCTTTATGTGGCGCGCAAGGCCAAAAAACTGCGCCGCGTGGCCTCGCACACCCAGGCGGCGGTGGCCAGTTTTGCCGATGCCCTTAATCAGACCTTCCAAGGCATTCGACATGTCAAGGCCTATGGCATGGAATCGCATGAGCAGAACCGCGTGGGCGGTCTGACCGAGCGCATGTATGCGCTGGCCATGAAGGCCGCGCGCACCGCATCGGCCGCCGCGCCGATTACCGAAGTCTTTAGCGGCCTGACCATCGTTTTGGTCTTGCTGTACGGCGCGTGGCGCATCGGCGAGGGACAAAGCACGGCGGGTGCCTTGTTGTCATTCATGACTGCCTTTTTGCTGGCCTATGAACCGATGAAGCGACTGGCGCGCGTCAATCCGCAGATGCAAGCGGGCATGGCGGCGGCTGAGCGCATTTTCGCCATGTTGGATACCGCGCCTCAGGTGGTGAATACGCCAGGGGCCAAGACTTTGCCGCCGGGTAAGCATGGCTTGAAGCTGGAGAAGGTCAGCTTTCTTTATGCCGATGGTAAACCGGCCCTGACAGAGGTGGATATCGACGTGCCGCCTGGCCGCACCGTCGCCTTGGTGGGACCATCGGGGGCGGGTAAGTCCAGCGTCATCAGCCTGATCCTGCGTTTTTTCGATCCTCAGCAAGGCCGCTTGCTGATCGGCGGAACGGATATCCGCGATGTGACGCTGGAAAGCCTGCGCGGTCAGATCGCCTTGGTCAGTCAAGAGGCCGTCTTGTTCAACGAATCCGTGCGCACCAATATCGCCTATGGACGGCCAGGGGCCAGCGACGCGCAAATCGAACAAGCCGCCCGCTCTGCCAGCGCCCATGACTTTATCGCCGCCTTACCCCAAGGCTATGACACGGTGATCGGCGAGAACGGCTTATCGCTTTCCGGAGGTCAGCGTCAGCGTTTGACCATCGCCCGGGCCATGCTGCGCGACGCGCCCTTGTTGTTGTTGGACGAGGCCACATCGGCGCTGGACGCCGAATCCGAACGCGCCGTGCAGGCCGCTTTGCGTCAGTTGCAACAAGGCCGCACCACATTGGTGATCGCGCATCGGCCTTCGGCCTTGGCGGATGCGGATTATGTCTATGTCCTGGACCATGGCCGCGTTGTCGAGCATGGGACGCCCGCCGAGCTTATGGGCGGCGGCGGGCTCTATGCGCGGCTTTATGGTCTGGGTAAACCCGCATCATCATCTGTTGATGGAGTCTGATTCGATGTCCTCTTCTCGTTCCTTTGTGTCTCGGTTTATGGCGACAGGCTGGGCGCGGTTTCTGCTGGCGGCCTTGGCGCTTTACCTGTTG contains these protein-coding regions:
- the glmS gene encoding glutamine--fructose-6-phosphate transaminase (isomerizing), producing the protein MCGIVGVVGCEQAVPLLIEGLSRLEYRGYDSAGVATLVDGVIERRRQQGKLEGLRGKLQSEPLSGRVGIGHTRWATHGRPNETNAHPHATDEVAVVHNGIIENHRALRLELEAQGCVFSSETDTEVVAHLVSHELRQGKTPAQAVAASLKRLEGAFALGMIFAGHEDLLIAARRGSPLAVGVGPGQQVAIGSDALALAPISDNVIYLEEGDWAQLTPGHVEIYDSHDAPAHRAMQPGQLSGAMTGKGSYRHFMSKEIAEQPVVIGNTLCSLLDEAQRKVATPGIAIDWDKITRLTVTACGTAYYAGLVAKYWFERLAGMPVEVDIASEYRYRGGPVDPAGLCVVISQSGETADTLAALRHVRQKGQKVLAVVNVPHSSIAREADYVIPTLAGPEIGVASTKAFTTQLAVLACLAIQAGVARGALTPDAAADLVQALTEVPAQINEILHREAQLQHMAKEFVDARHALYLGRGSTFPLALEGALKLKEISYIHAEGYPSGELKHGPIALIDDSMPVIVLAPHDELFEKTVSNLQEVRARGGRSYVFSDAAGLSHIDTTAGFEMPTCHPLTAPILYAIPMQLLAYHTAIAKGTDVDQPRNLAKSVTVE
- a CDS encoding HAD family hydrolase, which produces MPALFLDRDGVINTDTGCATDRHNFSLMPGVAPVLRHIQGMGWRLVVVTNQSWIGHGHLSLQDYRDVTDHMRSLLSAEDVVLDDVLHAPYHPHAQIEAFRCESFWRKPAPGMILDAAQSLRIDLSRSAMVGDRARDVQSARQAGLAMSIFIASPLPETGMPDPDGPSYADHVIEHVRELPVLLRKASIPSLLGYMNAKGVGQRLPGLPI
- a CDS encoding NADH:ubiquinone oxidoreductase subunit NDUFA12; this encodes MTGKLSWIRRLSQIGTLLAVGLCASLVGTDEAGNRYYRARRTRPGQRERRFVIYPGETDSSSVPARWHGWLHHTLDVPLDPRESHYSWLKSHRPNLSGLPGAWLPPGHPMASGQRPASTADIQTWQPPSDTAPSASERAVSSTLQGR
- a CDS encoding DUF2155 domain-containing protein produces the protein MAVSSSSETSKPPPVPMEYYPVAVLRGLDKVAAKAERFLAPVGVPMHFGTLDVTVRACAKTPPEEKPEAAAYLEINESRQGTQPVVLFRGWMYASSPSLSGLEHPVYDLWLLDCQSAK
- a CDS encoding ABC transporter ATP-binding protein yields the protein MAKTYLRPHIGTLVGALLLMAVASSMTAAWAKLMEMIFDGFQSRQTDRLIELSLIILGSFVLRGLATYGHSVLMSHIGQRVVATIQNQTYGHLMNSDLSFFQDNASGTLISRMTNDVGIMRSTVVECLTGSVRGVLTLAFLIGVMFWQDWRLALGASLVFPWTALYVARKAKKLRRVASHTQAAVASFADALNQTFQGIRHVKAYGMESHEQNRVGGLTERMYALAMKAARTASAAAPITEVFSGLTIVLVLLYGAWRIGEGQSTAGALLSFMTAFLLAYEPMKRLARVNPQMQAGMAAAERIFAMLDTAPQVVNTPGAKTLPPGKHGLKLEKVSFLYADGKPALTEVDIDVPPGRTVALVGPSGAGKSSVISLILRFFDPQQGRLLIGGTDIRDVTLESLRGQIALVSQEAVLFNESVRTNIAYGRPGASDAQIEQAARSASAHDFIAALPQGYDTVIGENGLSLSGGQRQRLTIARAMLRDAPLLLLDEATSALDAESERAVQAALRQLQQGRTTLVIAHRPSALADADYVYVLDHGRVVEHGTPAELMGGGGLYARLYGLGKPASSSVDGV
- a CDS encoding outer membrane lipid asymmetry maintenance protein MlaD, whose amino-acid sequence is MKRNVIETVIGAVVLAVAAFFLSFAYRSADLRKVEGYEITAAFPNIEGLHMGSDVRINGVKVGTISSQVLNPKTFLADVRFTLAPEIRIPSDTVAVVASEGLLGGRYLSLEIGVEEDLIANDGTGKLTRTQPPMRLEDLIGQVVFSRQKSGEGAAPAPAAAPVAVPAPAPALTPSAPSALPSSSSAVPAPLPPAPRTAVPAPKPMQNPAPLPAMEDPEE